CAGGGTGTTCACCGGCCGGCTGGGGCCCTTGACCAGCACGCGGACCGAGGCGTCGGAGTTCACGGCCACCACCAGCACGTCGCCCAGGGTGCGGGCCTGGGTCAGCAGGGTGACGTGGCCGGGGTGCAGCAGATCAAAGCAGCCGTTGGTGAAGACGATTTTGCCGCAGCTGCGGCGCGTCTCCAGAATTTCAGCCAGCTGGTCAGGGGAATAGATCTTGGGATGGGGTCGTTCCATGGCGGCGGCCTCCTGTCACTCGGTTCGGGGGCGCAGCACTTTGCTGCGGCCGTAGAGCAAGAACTCCAACCAATGGTAGGCAAAGTCAATGGTGGCGTATTCATCGGCCAGGATGAAGGCCTGGCGCTCCTCGGGGAGGTCCAGCCTCTCAAACAGCCGGGAGTTACGGATGAATTCCTGAAAATTGTCGGGCTGGTAGAGGCCCATGAGGGCCATGGCGCTGCGTTTGCGGTCCAGCAGGCGGCCGGTCTGGCGCTGCATGGCCATGAGGGCCATATAGCGGTCGTTTTCTTCATTATAGATAAGTAGTTGCTGGTCGGCATACCAGGCGGAAGGCGTCCAGTGCTTGTCCTGAACAAATCCCTGGCAGTGCTCTTCCTGGACCAGAAAATATCGCTCCTTCACCTGGCCATCCTCCAAACGGGAGGCGCGGCCCAGGGGATAGGCGCGGCAGGCGCCGGGCCGGGCGTTGTACACGCTGCAGCCTTCTGGACGCACAAAGGGGCAGCGCTTGCGCTCGTCGTCCAGCATGGTCATGAACACCAGGGGAAAGCCGGTCTGCGGGTGCGTGCCGGAGCTGGCGTGCCGGCTTAAAAATTCCTGGCTGCCCAGGTTCAGTTGCCGGCGCAGCATGAGCACGTCGTACGGGGTGAGCATGAGGGTGAGGT
This sequence is a window from Megalodesulfovibrio gigas DSM 1382 = ATCC 19364. Protein-coding genes within it:
- a CDS encoding YkgJ family cysteine cluster protein, which translates into the protein MSKPSSPDQTEQFLQDLPEIAPGQAFRFACHPEVPCFNACCSDLTLMLTPYDVLMLRRQLNLGSQEFLSRHASSGTHPQTGFPLVFMTMLDDERKRCPFVRPEGCSVYNARPGACRAYPLGRASRLEDGQVKERYFLVQEEHCQGFVQDKHWTPSAWYADQQLLIYNEENDRYMALMAMQRQTGRLLDRKRSAMALMGLYQPDNFQEFIRNSRLFERLDLPEERQAFILADEYATIDFAYHWLEFLLYGRSKVLRPRTE